The Marivirga salinae DNA window CCGGTGCTAGAATCATGACGACTTTACATTCTGTATTAAGCCAGAAAAATGGTAAAATCGGAGTAGCCGGCATTTGCAATGGCGGTGGTGGTGCTTCTGCTATTGTGATTGAAAAAATGTAATCTAAAAGTTTTTAATCGACTTTTAAACCATCTATAAAATTCTAACAGCTTGTAAATTATCTTTACAAGCTGTTTTTTATTAACTCGATTTATAATTTTAATACGAAGCTTTATTCTTATTATCCGAGGGTAGTCTTTTTAATATATTTCAAAAAAATATTCGAGTAATTGGTGATTGATATTTAAGAATCTCCTAATTTCTTTAACATACCAATACCTGAAACAAAAAATATAAATCCTAAAATAGTCATAGCCCAAGAGTTCAGGTTGATTATAGGAGTACCAAATATGCCCAGAACTCCAAAAACAAGTCCAATCGCACCTGCAATGGTTAGTATTATTCCAATTATCTTAATAGCCATAAAAAATAGATTAGTTTAAAATACTAATGTACGATAAAAATTGGGCTAATATTTAGAAAGCTTTAAACCTCTTTGATTATTCTTTTCATCTTAAAAATATTATTAAGCTTTTTTGATTATCGAAGAATATGTGAACTTTATATACTTTTCAATCATTCTATAATATTTTAGCAGCTTGTTAGTTATCTTTACAAGCTGATTTTCATTAACCCTATTTTAGATTTTCGATGCGAACATATTTTCTATTCATCTCTTTATTTTTCTTCTCAATACAGGCCTTGAGTGGTCAGGAATTGCAAAAAATTTCCAATTATTACGATAGTGCTGATAGTAAAACCAAAGAGGTTTATTTCATAGTCAATGGTGACAGCAGTCAGATTGAAGGAGATTATAAGAAGTTTTACAAAAGTGGTGAACTTATGGCGAAAGGTTCATTTTCAGATGGTAAAGAGGAAGGTGTTTTCGAAATGTATTATCCTGATGGAAAACTTATGCGAACTACTGAATTTGAGGATGGAAGTCGCACGGGAAAGACTGTAGTTTTTGGTGAGGAAGGGAATGCATTACAAGAAGCTCATTTCAAAAATGATACATTAAATGGGGAGTTGAAATTATATTATCCAGATGGACAGCTAAAAAGTAAGAGTGATTTTAAGGATGGAAAGCCAGATGGTGAGGTATTAGAATATTTTCAGGATGGAATTTTGGCTCAGCGCATTACCTATAAAAAAGGAGAGCCAAATGGTGTTACGGAACGCTATTATCCCAATGGAAATATGAAAACTGAAGAGCATTACATAGACGGGAAATTAAGTGGTGCTTTTAAAACTTTTTTCAGTAATGGTCAGCTTGAAACCATCTTTGAAAATCAAAAAGGGGTTAAATCAGGTGAGTTTAAGACCTATGATCGAGCAGGCAATTTACTTTTGATAGGTTATTACAAAGATGGAAAATTAGAAGGTGAGAATATTTCTTATTATCCTGATGGTAGGGTGAAAATTGATAGGAATTATAAAAATGGATTCCTATCGGGTGAAGTATTAGAATTTAGAAAAGATGAAAGTCTAGAGGTTAAAACTATCTATTCAAATGAAGCGAAGGATAAGGAAGTGGAAGAATATTGGGGGAATGGCGAATTAAAATCTAAAAAATATTTCAAAAGTTCTGAGCCTTTTGGAGAATGGAGTTATTACAATGAAGAGGGTGATATAATCAAGATTGAAAATTATAGCACCGGACAATTTCATGGTGCATATGCAGAGTATTTCCCAAATGGAGATTTAAAATATGAAGTAAATTATCAGGCAGGTAAAAAGTCAGGATTAGAAATTACGTATTATGAAAATGGGCAAGAAAAAGAAACCACTATCTATAAATTTGGAAAAGCCCATGGTGAATATTTCAAATATCATGAAAATGGAATAGTTTCCTTAAGTGGGAAATATGCCGGAAACAAAAAAATAGAAGAATGGAAATATTTTGATGAAGAAGGTGATTGGTTAAAAACTGAAATCTATTTCAATGATAAACTCCAAGAAACCAAATTTCCTAAAGAAGAGAATTAAGCCCCTTAGCCCGCCAGCTGGCGGGGAAGACGCAGGGAATTAATATAGTAGAAGATAATATACTTTATCACTACTTTTTTTAAACTTAAAGCTAAATATTTGATGCCTTTTTGAGAATTCAAGATTTGAATTTCAATATAGATTAAAGGAATTTTTAACACTGTAGAAATTGCTGATAATCTTATTATTTCCTGATGAAGTAAATCTGTGAGAGCTATCCCCTCGAGGGGATTATAGGGGTGTTGCTAGAGTGGAATAAGGCGATTTCATCAGAATAAAGAAAAGAAAGAGAATTAAATAATCATTCATAACTCCTTCAAAACAGCCAGATATTCTTCCTTCACTTTTTTGCTAATCAAATTATAAAAAAGTATAGCTCCAATGGAATACATTACTATATCAATCCAATCAGCCGTGTAAATAGAGGGGTTTACAAAAGGAAGTATTCCCTCAAACAGAATACTGTAAAATATCACAGTTATGATGATTACATTTTTATCTAAAAAATATAAGTTTTTAATAGGGTGAATCCATTGAATAATCTGAGTGCCTAGTCCCAATATAATAGGTATACAAACTAGATCATCAAGATAGGCGTGTGAAATTGGAATGGAATAATTGAAAGCTTTATCAATTAATTGGTGAACCATAAATAACAAAATGCTTATGTAAACTAGTGGGTGTTTTATTGTCTTAAAATTCATCTTTAGAGAGGTAAAACAGCAGCTAACCAAGCAAAGAAACCAACAATTGACATAATGACTATATATGTGATATTCCCTGTTTTCTTCCCAAATTTCACAACAGCACTATCATCATCCTTAATGGTAAACATCCATTTATCAAGTTGTTCTTGCTTGTATTTCTTTATTTTTTCAAGTCTTTCTTTTGTAGGATCTTGAATAACTTCACCACAATTAGAGCATTTCTGTTTTTCAGAACCCTCAATCGTATTCCATTCTCCGCAATTTTTACATTTTACCGAATTAGCCATGCTAAGCTATACGGCAAGAGTGTTATGCTGTTTTATAAATACCTATTGCTAAAAGAATCCAAGCAGCAATTAGAAATACCCCACCAATTGGCGTAACAGCTCCCAGTTTTGTAATTCCCGTGGCGCAAAGCACATATAAACTTCCTGAAAAGATAATAACACCTATTAAAAAAGAGTAAGAAGCATAATTCAAAAATCTATGCTGAAAATGAATCATTAATATCCCTAAGAGGATCATTGCCAAGCTGTGGTACATCTGGTATTTTACAGCTGTTTCGTATGTTTCAAGTCGGCCTGTTGCTGATAAGCTATCTTTCAAAGCATGCGCTCCAAAAGCACCTAAAACCACTGAAATGGCTCCTGAAATGCTTCCTATTATAATTATTAATTTACTTGTCATGTTTTTTCTTAGTTATAAGTAATATGTTTTAAGTATCGAGTAGCAAGTATCTAGAATCTAGACTCCAAAAAAACTAACTTCTATCTGATATTCATCTGTCATAATTTTCTTCATTAGCACATTGAATCAACTTGCCAACCTGAACACCCGCCAACTTGCCAACCTATTTCCGTTCTCCAAAAATCTTACTCCCAATCCGAACCATCGTACTGCCTTCTTCTAAAGCTATTTGGTAATCTCCGCTCATGCCCATTGACAATTCCTTCAGATTGAGTTTTTCATCATTGTATTTCTCTGCAGTTTTATCAAACAGCTTTTTCAGACTTTTGAATTCTCTTCTTATTTTTTCTGTATCATCCGTAAAAGTAGCCATTCCCATTAAGCCTTGAACTTCCACATGATTCATTTCTTTGAAAACATCTGAAGATAGCAAATCGTGTAATTCCTGCTCATCTAAACCATATTTACTTTCTTCTTCAGCTATGTGGATTTGTAATAAAACAGGTACAACTCTGTCAATTTTTTTACCCTGCTTATTAATTTCTTTTAGCAAGCGAACGCTGTCCACAGAATGGATTAAATGGACGAAAGGCACAATATATTTTACCTTATTTCTCTGCAAATGACCAATCATATGCCATTCTATATCATTCGGCAGAGCTTCTGCTTTATCAGTCAGTTCTTGCACTTTATTTTCACCTAATGCCCTTTGCCCCGCTTCATAGGCTTCCATCAAATCTTCATTAGGTTTGGTTTTACTCACTGCCACTAAATGACAGTTGCCTAATGACTCTTTAATCGATGATAAATTCTCCGCTATACTCATTGAAATCGTTTTATGATGTTAAACCAGTAATATAAAATATTACTCACTTTATGATAAAGTTATTTTTATGTATTATGAATGTTATATATTTGTCTATCGGACTATTTTTTAATAATTAATTTCAAAGTTAAAAGTTTAAGTTTTTACATTGATTAAATTTTCAACTTTTGAGTATCAACCACTAAATAAATGACACTTTTAGGAAATCTTATTAAACAAGGGATACGGATTCGAGAGAGTTTGGATCAGGATTACACTCCTCCTTTTGAATTACAAAAGACAGAATTTCGAAAATTGATCATAGGATCTCGCAATACGCAATTTGGTAAAGCTTACAACTTCTCAGGAATACTACAATCTTTAAAAAAACAAGCTAACAAGCATTTTTACGAAGACTTTAAGGCTCAGGTTCCTGTACATGATTATAATAAAATGTATGAAGATTGGTGGCACAAATGTTTGGAAGGCGAAAAAGATGTAACCTGGCATGGCACCATCAAATATTTCGCTTTAAGTTCGGGTACTTCAGGAGCTTCATCCAAACATATCCCTGTTTCTTTGGAAATGGTGAAAGCCATACAAAAAACAAGCGTACGTCAAATTTTATCGCTTTCTCGCTACGAAGGTCTGCCTTCCTCTGTTTTTGAAGGCGGAACTTTGATGGTAGGTGGCAGCACTGATTTGCAAGATAATGGCAATTATGCAGAAGGCGATTTGAGCGGAATTACCACCTCTCGAATTCCATTTTGGTTTCAGCGATTCTATAAACCAGGCAAGGCTATTTCAAGAAAAAAAGACTGGGAGGATAAGTTGGAGCAAATGACACTCAAAGCCAAAGATTGGAATATCACTATTATTGCAGGTGTTCCTGCTTGGATTACAATTTTGATTGAGAAAATCATAAAACATTATAATCTTAATAACATCCATGAAATATGGCCTAATTTTGAGATTTACGTGCACGGTGGAGTTGCTTTTGAGCCTTATAAACAGGGATTTCAGCGATTGCTTGGCAGAGATATCAACTACATAGAAACCTATTTAGCTTCTGAAGGATTTATTGCATTTCAAGCTAATCAAGGTGGTGATAGTATGAGATTGGTTCTCAATAATGGTATCTTTTATGAGTTTATTCCCTTCACCGAAGAGAATTTTGATGATGAGGGAAATATGTTAGAAAATCCCCACACTTTAATGGTAGATGAAGTAGAGGAAAATGTAGAATATGCATTATTAATTTCCACTTGCTCTGGTGCTTGGCGATATTTGATAGGCGACACTATCAAATTTGTCTCAAAAGCAGAATCTGAAATCGTAATTACAGGCAGAACAAAACATTTCTTAAGTCTTTGTGGAGAGCATCTTTCAGTGGATAACATGAATAAAGCTTTATTGGAAGTTTCAACTGAAATGGGTTTTGATTTAAAAGAATTTACCGTTTTAGGGGTCAAACATGGTTCCCTATTTGGACATGATTGGTATGTAGGAACGGATAAGCCCGATGTTGATGAAACTAAATTGAAAGAAAAGCTAGATAATCAACTCAAAGAGCTGAATGATGACTATAAAGTAGAAAGGATTGCTGCTTTAAAGGATATTACAGTAAAAGTACTCCCCAATGAAGCTTTTATTGAATTTATGGAACGAATGGGGAAAGTAGGTGGACAAAATAAATTCCCGAGAGTTTTAAAAGGAGACAAACAAAAAGCCTGGTTAGATTACTTGGCCGAAAAAAGTATTAAATAACATATGATTGCAGTTATCACCAAAGGTGTATTATTTGGTTTGCTGCTGGCCGTAATGTTGGGGCCGGTATTTTTTGCACTAATTCAGAATAGCATAATTAAGGGCTTTAAAGCTGGAATTTATATGGCTTTAGGTATAGCAGTTGCCGATACCGCCTATATTTTCTTAATGTATTTCAGTGTTAGGCTTTTTGAAAATAATGATACCGTTTCCGTATGGATGGGTGCTTTAGGTGGATTGATAATAATGATAACAGGTATTTTAAGCTTAAGAAAAAAGAGTGTAAAACAGGAAAATCAACAAGTAAATATCCAAAATTCAAGTTTCATTAAACAATTTGCTAAAGGCTTTATTTTAAATGGGATTAATCCTTTCGTATTACTTTACTGGTTAGGGGTTATGACTTTGGTGACTAAAAGCTACCATTATGACCATAATGAAGTCGTTGTATTTTTTTCTGCTATTATTGGTACTTTACTGATTACAGATTTTTCAAAAGTGGCACTTTCACATCGACTGAGAGCATGGGTCACACCCAAGAGATTGAATATTATGAACAAAATAGTAGGCGTAGCACTTATATTGTTTTCATTCAGGCTGTTTTATCATGCCATAGAACATTACCATTAGGGCTTGCTTAAAAAGTCTCAAGTGCCTCATATACAATCGGGCTAAGTGAAGGAGTATTGTAATACTTCGAGCTTTAGCCCGAGAAGTAGATGTGGTGCTTGAGGCTAGAGCAATAGAAAATCAAAATTTGATTTTCTATTGCAAAAAATTTAGTATTTCACCTTAAAAAGGCTTGCATTTGTTGAAATACTATTCCGCAATAATCACTGCCAAAATAGGTTTAAAGTTCATTTTAATTATATATTCTAATTTTAAGCAAGCCCTAATTAATTGCTATGCAAAAATTATTTCTAACTCTTATTCTAACCTTTTTTCTATTTAGTTTTGATTCATTCGCTCAAAACTCATCTATTTCTGAAGCCTATAATAAGGATGTGAAAATCAGAAAAACAGGCATGGCTATCCTTGGGACCTGGGCAGTTGGCAATATGATAACGGGGGCTATTGGACGAAATCAAAATACAGGTCAAAGAGCATATTTTCATGAAATGAATCTGATTTGGAATGTGGTAAATTTGGGAATAGCTGGGGCTGGCTATTATTTTACTGCAACTGGTGATATGCCTGAGAGTGCTTCAGAATTATTAAATGATCAAGTAAGCTTTCAAAAAACACTGCTTTTCAATGCCGGATTAGATTTGGCTTATATTGCAGGTGGCTTCTATTTGATGGAAAGATCCAAAAACACTATTAACAAACCAGAAAGATTAAAAGGCTATGGTAAATCCGTGATTTTACAAGGTAGTTTCCTCTTTGTTTTTGATATCATTTTGCATACCATCCACAGCAAACAAAGCAGTCAGATTTCAGATTTTTTAGCTCATGTGCAAATAGGTAAGAATCAGGTGGGGATTGTTTTGGGGTTGTAATTCAATTAAAATAAGTTTTGAACTTAATGAATTAATAAATACTTTTGTTATAAATAAATTTTCAATCAAAACCTACAAATATGATTTACCTATCTTATTATTCTATTACAAGAAAAATCAACTTTCTAATTTTCATTTTGAGTGCATTAACTTATATATCATGTCAGGATGATCTCAACAATGAACTTACAACTTTTAAAGATTCAATTAATTATATCACAATTGATGAAGTAAAGCTTCCCTACATTAATAAGTCACACAGTTCTTTTTTAAAGGAAAATGGAGATCAGTTTGATTTATTTAATAAAAACTACTTTAGTGCTTTCGATGATAAGAAAACGAAAGAAGTTCTAACCGAATTAAATACTACAAAAAATAGAAATTCTGAAACTGATTATTTAATTAGCATAAATAAACTATTTAATAATTCTTCTAACAGAAAAATTTTGACCCATAACGATCTATCTTATGAGTCTGTAGTTTATTGTCTAAATAAGGAGAGAGCAGATTTTAATAAAAAACCTGTGGTCGCTTTAGGAGGCGGTTTTAAACTATCTTCTGAGCATGACAATTATCTTCCTGCATATATTATAGATGATGTTGGTAATAAAACCGAATTTTTTATTGGAGAGAAAGAAACTAATAAGCTTGAAAACCCTGTTTTAGTCATAAGTAGCCATACTAAAGATTCCGTTAAAGCAGATAATGATAAAATTGTCTATGATTCTATTGGAGATCATTTACAAGAAAAAAACAGATCTATTAACAACTCATCTTATAACTATTCATTTAATATTGGTAGCTATAAAATTAAACACAGGTATGAAAACAGCGGAAAAAGCGAATATAACATTTCTCAAATGCATTATTACTCTTCAGATCAATTTCAATTTGCAAATGATCACAAAGGATTTAATCTAAATGATATACATCGAAGAGATATAGACAAGGAATTATTTTATGTCAAACCCTTCCCTTTTATGCCAAAATTCTATTATAGAAATTTAACATATTTGGGAACTTATATAGTTACTTTTGAATGTGATTGGTATGCTTCAAAAAAGTTTATTGCGGTTGATGGACCAGGCGGCACTAAATATCACCAACTTAGAATGAAAAATTCAGATAATTTCTATCAAAGAATCTATATACCTGTTCAGTATAATTATATATATTTTCATGTCTCAAATGAAAAAGGTTTCTTTAGAGGTCAAATAATTGCAACACCTAATTAAACCGAATTGAAAAAAATAATAATACTTATTTTAATCATTTTACCAGTTGCAGGATTTTGTCAAAAAACACTCAATTCTGAAATCACTATTGGTGTTTCTTTTAGTGAGTTTATAAGAAAATCACAATATTCTAATAGATATCTTCTAAATCCACAAATTGCTTATCGAATTGGATATGAAATGAAAGATATTAAATTAGGTCTCGGTATAAAATACCTGTCAACGGGAAGTAGATATCTAGATAGGTACTATTTAAATAGTACCTACAATGCTATTATCAAAAAATCATTTGATATACATTATGTAGGGATTCCAATTTTTATTCAGTATAAAGTCCTGAACTTTTTTACAGTAGAAGCGGGTATTATAGCCGCTTCTGTTGTTTATGCTGAGGGAGCTGATCAAGAAGACTATACCATTATCAATGGTAATTACATAGTTGATTACAAACGGATTAAAAATGACACAGAGCATTTTAACTCCACTGAAACAATTAATCAATTCAATCTCAAAAATTATATCCAATTAGGGAAATATATTTCAATTCAGGAAAGAATTTTTCATCTTAGCTTAAGGTATTCGAGAGATTTAACTCGATCCATTAATTTTGATAAAAGGGTTTATAAATCTTACGAAAAAATTCACAGTTTATCCATTCTCTTTGGATATAGTTTCTAATAATGCTTTTGAATTTCTAAACTTATAGTAAACCTTTTTCTGTTACTAAAATTATGGTCTATGAGTAATTCCATCCTTATTGAATTCAATAAAGAATGATTTCTCTAATTCTAATCTTTTTAGATTTTCAATATTTTCTTAAAACACTGTAATCAACAATTAATATTAAGAGTTCTTATGAACTAAACCAAACCCTTCAAATACAAATTAAACTCTAAAGCTGTGATTGATTTAAATTCATCCACTTCCAAATCCTCTTTGATATCCTCATCAAATTGCATTTTGGTCTTTTCCAGCTTTTTATTTGGGTGGACTATTAATTCCAATCCACTATAATCAATTGGATTGAGTTGTACTAATACAATATAGTCATCAAAAACTCTTTTGAAATATTCGTGGACTACTGCGCTGCTTTTCATAACCTTTTTAGTAAAAATCAAACTGATTTTAAATAGTAAAGGCACACGCGACACGCGTGCACCAGCTATTATTGTAATAAGTAACCTATAGTTCAAGCGTCCGCTTGGACTTTATGCGTACATACTTTATACTACTATATTAACAATCTTCTTAGGAACAATAATCATTTTTTTAATGGGTTTATCCTCAATCCATTTCTGTACTTTTGGATTATCTAAGACAGCCTTTTCTATTTCCTCTTTTGGTGTATCCAAAGCAAATGTCATATTATCTCTGTGTTTTCCATTTACTGAAACAGGATACGTATGCTCATCTTCTTTTACAAAATCAGGATTAAATATTGGCCAACCAGCTTCTGAAATACTCTCTTCATTGCCCAGTAATGACCATAATTCCTCACAAATATGGGGTGCGTAAGGTGCTATAATTCTCACTAAGTCACTTAAAACAGATTTATTGTTACATTTCAGATCAGTCAATGTATTCACACAAATCATGAAAGTGGAAACCGAAGTATTGAAAGAAAAATGCTCAATATCATATTCTGCTTTTTGAATAGCCTGATGCAATGCTTTTAAAGCTTTTTTGTCTGGCTCACCTTCTTCCACTTTAAAGTTTCCATCTGCATCATGGAATAACCTCCATAATTTTTTCAAGAACTTTGCAGTCCCATCAATTCCGTTGGTATTCCAAGGTTTGAATTGCTCCAAGGGCCCCAAGAACATTTCATAAAGTCTCAAAGTGTCTGCTCCATACTTTTCAATGACATCGTCTGGATTGACT harbors:
- a CDS encoding YggS family pyridoxal phosphate-dependent enzyme codes for the protein MSIAENLSSIKESLGNCHLVAVSKTKPNEDLMEAYEAGQRALGENKVQELTDKAEALPNDIEWHMIGHLQRNKVKYIVPFVHLIHSVDSVRLLKEINKQGKKIDRVVPVLLQIHIAEEESKYGLDEQELHDLLSSDVFKEMNHVEVQGLMGMATFTDDTEKIRREFKSLKKLFDKTAEKYNDEKLNLKELSMGMSGDYQIALEEGSTMVRIGSKIFGERK
- a CDS encoding magnesium citrate secondary transporter, which codes for MVHQLIDKAFNYSIPISHAYLDDLVCIPIILGLGTQIIQWIHPIKNLYFLDKNVIIITVIFYSILFEGILPFVNPSIYTADWIDIVMYSIGAILFYNLISKKVKEEYLAVLKEL
- a CDS encoding LysE family translocator translates to MIAVITKGVLFGLLLAVMLGPVFFALIQNSIIKGFKAGIYMALGIAVADTAYIFLMYFSVRLFENNDTVSVWMGALGGLIIMITGILSLRKKSVKQENQQVNIQNSSFIKQFAKGFILNGINPFVLLYWLGVMTLVTKSYHYDHNEVVVFFSAIIGTLLITDFSKVALSHRLRAWVTPKRLNIMNKIVGVALILFSFRLFYHAIEHYH
- a CDS encoding DUF423 domain-containing protein; translated protein: MTSKLIIIIGSISGAISVVLGAFGAHALKDSLSATGRLETYETAVKYQMYHSLAMILLGILMIHFQHRFLNYASYSFLIGVIIFSGSLYVLCATGITKLGAVTPIGGVFLIAAWILLAIGIYKTA
- a CDS encoding GH3 family domain-containing protein, which produces MTLLGNLIKQGIRIRESLDQDYTPPFELQKTEFRKLIIGSRNTQFGKAYNFSGILQSLKKQANKHFYEDFKAQVPVHDYNKMYEDWWHKCLEGEKDVTWHGTIKYFALSSGTSGASSKHIPVSLEMVKAIQKTSVRQILSLSRYEGLPSSVFEGGTLMVGGSTDLQDNGNYAEGDLSGITTSRIPFWFQRFYKPGKAISRKKDWEDKLEQMTLKAKDWNITIIAGVPAWITILIEKIIKHYNLNNIHEIWPNFEIYVHGGVAFEPYKQGFQRLLGRDINYIETYLASEGFIAFQANQGGDSMRLVLNNGIFYEFIPFTEENFDDEGNMLENPHTLMVDEVEENVEYALLISTCSGAWRYLIGDTIKFVSKAESEIVITGRTKHFLSLCGEHLSVDNMNKALLEVSTEMGFDLKEFTVLGVKHGSLFGHDWYVGTDKPDVDETKLKEKLDNQLKELNDDYKVERIAALKDITVKVLPNEAFIEFMERMGKVGGQNKFPRVLKGDKQKAWLDYLAEKSIK
- a CDS encoding toxin-antitoxin system YwqK family antitoxin, whose product is MRTYFLFISLFFFSIQALSGQELQKISNYYDSADSKTKEVYFIVNGDSSQIEGDYKKFYKSGELMAKGSFSDGKEEGVFEMYYPDGKLMRTTEFEDGSRTGKTVVFGEEGNALQEAHFKNDTLNGELKLYYPDGQLKSKSDFKDGKPDGEVLEYFQDGILAQRITYKKGEPNGVTERYYPNGNMKTEEHYIDGKLSGAFKTFFSNGQLETIFENQKGVKSGEFKTYDRAGNLLLIGYYKDGKLEGENISYYPDGRVKIDRNYKNGFLSGEVLEFRKDESLEVKTIYSNEAKDKEVEEYWGNGELKSKKYFKSSEPFGEWSYYNEEGDIIKIENYSTGQFHGAYAEYFPNGDLKYEVNYQAGKKSGLEITYYENGQEKETTIYKFGKAHGEYFKYHENGIVSLSGKYAGNKKIEEWKYFDEEGDWLKTEIYFNDKLQETKFPKEEN
- a CDS encoding DUF6992 family protein, coding for MQKLFLTLILTFFLFSFDSFAQNSSISEAYNKDVKIRKTGMAILGTWAVGNMITGAIGRNQNTGQRAYFHEMNLIWNVVNLGIAGAGYYFTATGDMPESASELLNDQVSFQKTLLFNAGLDLAYIAGGFYLMERSKNTINKPERLKGYGKSVILQGSFLFVFDIILHTIHSKQSSQISDFLAHVQIGKNQVGIVLGL